In Urechidicola croceus, a single window of DNA contains:
- a CDS encoding TrmH family RNA methyltransferase, giving the protein MLSKSQIKLITSLRQKKYRIQHNLFIAEGIKVVNELLNSNIKLETLYCTTDFLNDVLPNMVEIVTENELKKISGLKNPNQVLGLFKIPTENEINYSEFTLALDDINDPGNLGTIIRLCDWFGIHQIVCSRNTVDCFNSKVVQSTMGSLSRISINYTDLKSFLANSDLPIYAAIMDGDNVYKTKLEKNAILVMGNEANGISQEILDLITNSIAIPRFGDMQQTESLNVATATAILLSEFNRN; this is encoded by the coding sequence ATGTTATCCAAAAGTCAGATAAAATTAATAACGAGTCTACGACAAAAAAAGTACCGAATTCAACACAATTTATTTATTGCTGAAGGGATTAAGGTTGTTAATGAATTATTGAATTCTAATATTAAATTAGAAACATTGTATTGTACGACTGATTTTTTAAATGATGTTTTGCCTAATATGGTTGAAATAGTTACCGAAAATGAGTTAAAAAAAATCAGTGGGTTAAAAAACCCAAATCAAGTGCTGGGCTTGTTTAAAATTCCAACGGAAAATGAAATTAATTATTCAGAATTCACTTTAGCATTAGATGATATTAATGATCCGGGTAATTTAGGTACAATTATTCGTTTGTGTGATTGGTTTGGAATACATCAAATAGTATGTTCAAGAAATACTGTTGATTGCTTTAATTCTAAAGTTGTGCAGTCTACAATGGGTTCTTTGTCACGTATTTCAATTAATTATACTGATTTAAAATCTTTTCTAGCCAATTCTGATTTGCCCATTTATGCTGCAATTATGGATGGTGATAATGTATATAAAACCAAATTAGAAAAGAATGCGATTTTGGTAATGGGAAATGAAGCCAATGGAATAAGCCAAGAAATATTAGATTTAATAACTAATTCAATTGCAATTCCTAGATTTGGTGATATGCAGCAAACAGAGAGTTTGAATGTCGCAACTGCTACAGCAATTTTATTAAGTGAATTCAACAGGAATTAA
- the porT gene encoding type IX secretion/gliding motility protein PorT/SprT — translation MKKISFLIICCSFLSILKTNAQREVIEYQTEEDKKTIHWGYYLGFNKKDFKISYLNSDTYIETEPTLGFNVGLIGGWKLHNNVTLRIEPGLSSNTKTLAFTNIPGGERDSIRKVGGTYMHVPLLLKLSTNRLGNMRPYIVAGVSYDYNFSSNEKNPDDNFSGEFRMKSHNFGYEVGFGVDLYLPYFILSPSIRGTFAINNELVPDNTADSPWTGPIDYFGTRGVFINLAFH, via the coding sequence ATGAAAAAAATATCATTTCTTATTATATGTTGTTCTTTTTTGAGCATTTTAAAAACGAATGCACAAAGAGAAGTAATTGAATACCAAACTGAAGAAGATAAAAAAACCATTCATTGGGGATATTATCTTGGTTTTAATAAAAAAGACTTTAAAATAAGTTATTTAAATTCCGATACGTATATCGAAACTGAACCAACATTAGGATTTAATGTAGGATTAATTGGTGGCTGGAAATTACACAACAATGTTACTTTAAGAATTGAACCAGGACTTTCAAGTAATACTAAAACTCTTGCTTTTACAAATATTCCAGGAGGAGAGAGAGATAGTATTAGAAAAGTTGGAGGAACTTATATGCACGTTCCTCTTTTATTAAAATTAAGCACAAACAGGCTCGGAAATATGCGTCCATATATTGTTGCTGGGGTTTCTTATGATTATAACTTTTCAAGTAATGAAAAAAACCCAGATGATAATTTTAGTGGAGAGTTTAGAATGAAATCACATAACTTTGGGTATGAAGTCGGATTTGGAGTTGACCTTTATCTACCCTACTTTATTCTATCACCTTCTATTAGAGGGACTTTTGCTATTAACAATGAATTAGTACCTGACAATACTGCTGATAGCCCTTGGACTGGTCCAATTGACTATTTTGGAACTAGAGGAGTGTTTATCAATCTAGCATTTCATTAA
- the ubiE gene encoding bifunctional demethylmenaquinone methyltransferase/2-methoxy-6-polyprenyl-1,4-benzoquinol methylase UbiE, whose amino-acid sequence MSEKITPYKNSDLEKKEQVAQMFNNISGNYDGLNRMISFGIDVKWRKKVVNLVAKSNPKKVLDIATGTGDLAINIAKNTTAKKIIGLDISEGMLNVGKTKIEKENLSNKIDMVLGDSENIPFEDNSFDAITVAFGVRNFETLEKGLTEILRVLKPNGTFVILETSVPSKFPFKQFYRFHCSIILPIMGKLFSKEGSAYSYLSESAAKFPHGENLNNILRKIGFIKVANKPQTFGVATIYTATK is encoded by the coding sequence ATGTCTGAAAAAATAACACCCTACAAAAATTCTGACTTAGAAAAAAAAGAGCAAGTTGCTCAAATGTTCAATAATATTTCAGGCAATTATGATGGCTTAAACAGAATGATTTCTTTTGGAATTGATGTGAAGTGGCGTAAAAAAGTTGTGAACTTAGTTGCAAAAAGTAACCCTAAAAAAGTACTTGATATTGCTACAGGAACAGGAGATCTTGCTATTAATATTGCTAAAAACACAACTGCAAAAAAAATTATTGGATTAGACATTTCAGAAGGAATGTTGAATGTAGGTAAAACCAAAATCGAAAAAGAAAACCTTTCAAATAAAATTGATATGGTTCTTGGTGATTCTGAAAATATTCCATTTGAAGATAATAGTTTTGATGCTATTACTGTGGCTTTTGGAGTAAGAAACTTCGAAACTCTTGAAAAAGGATTGACCGAAATACTTAGGGTATTAAAACCTAATGGAACATTTGTAATTCTTGAAACTTCTGTACCTTCAAAATTTCCATTTAAGCAATTTTATAGGTTTCATTGCTCAATAATACTTCCAATAATGGGGAAATTATTTTCAAAAGAAGGTTCAGCCTACTCTTATTTATCTGAATCGGCAGCAAAATTTCCTCATGGAGAAAACCTTAACAATATTTTGAGAAAAATTGGGTTTATAAAGGTAGCAAATAAACCTCAAACATTTGGGGTAGCAACAATTTATACTGCTACTAAATAA
- a CDS encoding NifU family protein — protein MSTIKVTIQATNTASILKFVHTAPTTNGSYEYNNVDEAKNSPLAQQLFYLPFVKKVYITANFIAIERYDIVEWNDVQDEVREQIENYLNKDKVLITSNENLGKKIAIEVYAESTPNPSVMKFVSNKLLVSETFEFKNIDEAKESPLAVELFKLPFVKEVFISENYISINKFDIAEWTDISNEIRSFIREFIANGNIIISEKATPKTVETSIPNVENLDETSLQIISILDEYVKPAVASDGGNIMFESYEADTKTVNVILQGACSGCPSSTMTLKSGIETMLKQMIPNKIDTVIAING, from the coding sequence ATGAGCACTATTAAAGTTACTATACAAGCAACAAATACAGCATCAATATTAAAATTTGTTCATACAGCACCAACTACTAATGGTAGTTATGAATACAACAATGTTGACGAGGCTAAAAACTCGCCTCTTGCACAACAATTGTTTTATTTACCTTTTGTAAAAAAAGTATATATTACTGCTAATTTTATTGCTATTGAACGCTATGATATTGTTGAGTGGAATGATGTTCAAGATGAAGTAAGAGAGCAAATAGAAAACTACTTAAACAAAGATAAAGTGTTGATTACTTCAAATGAAAATCTAGGAAAGAAAATTGCAATTGAGGTGTATGCTGAAAGTACTCCAAATCCAAGTGTAATGAAATTCGTTTCTAATAAATTATTGGTTTCTGAAACTTTTGAATTTAAAAATATTGATGAAGCAAAAGAATCTCCACTTGCAGTTGAGTTATTTAAATTACCATTTGTAAAAGAAGTATTTATATCAGAAAATTATATTTCTATAAATAAATTTGACATTGCCGAATGGACTGATATCTCTAACGAAATTAGAAGTTTTATTAGAGAATTTATTGCAAATGGAAATATAATCATTAGTGAAAAAGCAACTCCAAAAACTGTTGAAACTTCAATTCCTAATGTCGAAAATTTAGATGAAACTTCTTTACAAATTATAAGTATTCTTGATGAATATGTAAAACCTGCAGTAGCATCTGATGGTGGAAATATCATGTTTGAATCATATGAGGCAGACACTAAAACTGTAAATGTAATTTTACAAGGTGCGTGTAGTGGTTGCCCATCGTCAACAATGACATTAAAAAGCGGAATTGAAACGATGTTAAAACAAATGATTCCAAATAAAATTGATACTGTAATCGCTATAAATGGCTAA